The following proteins are co-located in the Nilaparvata lugens isolate BPH chromosome 14, ASM1435652v1, whole genome shotgun sequence genome:
- the LOC111051891 gene encoding LOW QUALITY PROTEIN: NECAP-like protein CG9132 (The sequence of the model RefSeq protein was modified relative to this genomic sequence to represent the inferred CDS: deleted 2 bases in 2 codons) encodes METYESVLLVKSEVFVFKIPPRTTNRAYRAADWNLEEPQWTGRMRLVAKGKECVLKLEDKTSGELFAKCPIPDYPGPAVEAVSDSSRYFVLRIQDDNGRNAFIGVGFQDRSDSFDLNVALQDHFKWVKKSAEIEKEKEEPKQQLDLRFKEGETIKINMKITKKDGRSEVSSSKPKAAARPGGAAQGFLPPPPGGLKIAPPPAPSVHSSPQHQANAKGGQESWGEFTSAGGQGETSSSSSTATTQQATTPSNPNWVQF; translated from the exons ATGGAGACCTATGAGAGTGTTCTACTTGTCAAATCCGAGGTATTTGTATTTAAAATACCACCACGTACTACCAACCGAGCCTACAG GGCGGCAGACTGGAACCTAGAGGAGCCACAA TGGACGGGCCGCATGCGACTGGTCGCTAAAGGCAAGGAATGTGTTCTCAAACTGGAGGACAAAACATCTGGTGAACTTTTCGCCAAGTGTCCA ATCCCCGACTACCCCGGCCCAGCAGTCGAAGCTGTTTCCGACTCCTCCAGATACTTTGTGCTGAGAATTCAGGATGATAACG GCCGAAACGCGTTTATTGGAGTCGGTTTTCAGGATCGATCGGACAGTTTCGATTTGAACGTGGCGCTGCAGGACCACTTCAAGTGGGTGAAAAAGTCGGCAGAAAtcgagaaagagaaggaggagccCAAACAGCAGTTGGATTTGCGTTTCAAGGAAGGAGAAACCATCAAAATCAACATGAAAATCACG a AAAAAGACGGACGCAGCGAAGTGTCGTCCAGTAAACCCAAGGCGGCCGCTCGACCCGGAGGAGCGGCACAGGGTTTCTTGCCACCTCCGCCCGGGGGCCTCAAAATTGCGCCACCTCCGGCGCCATCTGTACACAGTTCGCCGCAACATCAGGCCAACGCCAAGGGTGGCCAGGAGTCGTGGGGCGAGTTCACCAGTGCGGGAGGTCAGggagagacaag TTCTTCATCCTCAACAGCGACCACCCAGCAGGCCACAACACCCAGTAACCCCAACTGGGTCCAGTTttag